The Chrysemys picta bellii isolate R12L10 chromosome 5, ASM1138683v2, whole genome shotgun sequence genome includes a window with the following:
- the LOC135984047 gene encoding uncharacterized protein LOC135984047, with product MPKDCTFVECAHKLMGFVKRWVVGAKAHGSFEKLLDLITLEQFLDIVPDHVRAAVCDRDPESVLRAAEIADAHTQNRAREGCKTPGKTNHHSPQFKRREGFKSKSVPDSSRGVQGGPEGRNSHPRTEQVTCYHCGMLGHMRPDCPTLKGSPKPATPNATINANSITLSTQAEPSHNSSTLSSGASTAVANVNPIVSSGMGGGDKLTSYVRTEAWQGSERFIMEAKVNDVECTGWQDTGSDVTIVKGHLVKPEDMLPGEYVTVVALSEYSVDLPMARIHLEWDGFKGDVKAAVRDLIPADVLVGNNILRAPGQVNVVTRSQKEFGAVADTLTDGSEGGSKQTESASQDGSGEGLSEISEMTLNPNKTQSEFIVAQQSDVSLERARNDAQSQVPACEERGRFFMQDGLLYREPPRGRKNSQAAARKQLVVPESYRNDLLKLAHDSPFAGHLGIGKTCDRLEQNFYWPHLSGSVRDYCRSCELFQKRKGLRGPSKVPLQPLPIIGEAFARVAVDIVGPLPKPSRNGKKYILVLVDFATRYPEAVALANIEAETVAVALFSIFSRVGFPKEILSDRGSNFMSVVFKQLWELCGVKHLKAAPYHPQTNGLVERFNGTLKSMLKMYVDRRQNDWDVMLPYLLYAYRSVPQESTGFAPFELLYGRQVRGPLDLVRDSWEGNVEEAEQPVAEYVAQFKESLQEMMKLVEQNLKESQDTQKAWYDRDAKERAFEIGDMALVLDPVRKNKMKDVWSGPMEVVERINEVTYDVRKPQVQGSVQTVHVNRMKAYHAREVNVNTICYAEEEAGSAPLIDMVAESQKETPLESIEMGEDLTPPQRKELLMLLRHHKRTFSNRPGLTDRMTHSIHTVGPRPAPSRAYRAKGEMQRQIQEEVESMLTMGIITRSQSPWASPIVMVPKKDKTMRFCVDYRKLNAITQPDPYPTPRIEDLLDTLGGARFISTLDLTKGYWQIPLDAEAQEKSAFIVESGLYEFKVLPFGMRNSGATFMRLINEVLRGLESFARAYIDDLAVFSSSWQDHLNHIGIVLHQLREANLTVKVSKCRMGAAEVTYLGHRVGNGQLRPEPVKVEAIKNWPTPRTKKQVQSFIGLANYYRRFVQGFSDIVAPITDLTKKEKPDRVLWTEACEQGFQSIKSALAKEPVLASPDFEKPFLLCTDASNIGLGAVLMQEGEGGKRHPVAYLSKKLSPTEQNYATIEKECYAIVWAVKQLKPYLYNKKFTVLSDHAPLVWLHRAKGNNSRLLRWSLALQEYEMDIVHIRGKENIVADALSRVESS from the coding sequence atgcctaaggattgtacttttgtagaatgtgctcataagctgatgggttttgttaaaaggtgggttgtgggagccaaggcgcatgggagttttgaaaaactgctggatttaataactttggaacagttcttagatattgtgcctgaccatgtgagagcagctgtgtgtgacagggaccctgagtcagtcctacgggcagcagagattgcggatgcccatacccaaaacagggctcgagaagggtgtaaaaccccggggaaaactaatcaccattctccccagttcaagaggagggagggatttaaaagtaaatctgtccctgactcttctagaggagttcaagggggaccggagggtaggaactctcatcccaggacggaacaggttacatgctatcactgtggtatgctgggccacatgagaccagactgcccgaccctgaagggcagcccaaagccagcaaccccaaatgccacgataAATGCCAACTCCATTACCCTGAGCACTCAGGCTGAACCAAGCCACAACAGCTCCACCTTAAGTTCAGGTGCAAGCACAGCAGTAGCTAATGTTAACCCCATCGTCTCCAGTGGCATGGGAGGAGGTGATAAGCTCACCAGTTATGTCAGGACTGAggcatggcaggggagtgagaggtTTATCATGGAGGCAAAGGTCAATGATGTTGAATGCACGGGATGGCAAGACACTGGCTCGGATGTAACTATAGTCAAGGGACATCTGGTGAAGCCGGAGGACATGCTGCCGGGGGAGTATGTGACGGTGGTGGCGTTATCCGAGTATTCTGTGGACCTGCCGATGGCTAGAATCCACCTGGAGTGGGATGGCTTTAAAGGGGATGTGAAGGCTGCTGTCCGGGATTTGATTCCGGCTGATGTGTTGGTAGGAAATAACATATTGAGGGCGCCTGGCCAAGTGAATGTAGTGACCAGGTCTCAGAAAGAATTTGGGGCTGTGGCAGATACCCTGACCGATGGCAGTGAGGGGGGCAGCAAACAGACAGAGAGTGCCTCTCAAGATGGATCAGGTGAGGGTTTGTCTGAAATATCAGAGATGACTCTGAATCCAAACAAAACCCAGAGTGAATTCATTGtggctcagcagagtgatgtatctCTAGAGAGGGCCAGGAATGATGCTCAGAGTCAGGTCCCAGCGTGTGAAGAGAGAGGCAGGTTTTTTATGCAGGATGGGCTGTTGTATAGGGAACCGCCTAGGGGAAGGAAGAATTCCCAAGCAGCAGCTCGCAAACAGCTTGTGGTACCTGAGAGTTACCGCAATGATTTGTTGAAGTTGGCTCATGATAGTCCCTTTGCAGGACATCTGGGGATAGGCAAAACGTGTGACAGGCTAGAGCAGAATTTCTACTGGCCTCACCTTTCGGGGTCAGTGAGAGATTACTGCAGGAGCTGTGAGCTGTTCCAGAAGCGTAAGGGGTTAAGGGGGCCTAGCAAGgtgcccctccagcctctgcccattaTTGGGGAAGCTTTTGccagagtagctgtggatattgtgGGGCCACTCCCTAAACCTtccagaaatgggaagaaatacatcctggtgttgGTAGATTTTGCTACCAGATATCCGGAGGCTGTAGCCTTGGCTAATATCGAGGCAGAGACAGTGGCAGTGGCCTTGTTCTCTATTTTTAGCAGAGTGGGTTTTCCCAAGGAAATATTGTCTGACCGTGGGTCTAACTTTATGTCTGTGGTTTTCAAACAGTTGTGGGAGTTATGTGGGGTGAAGCACCTGAAAGCCGCTCCCTACCACCCCCAGACTAATGGTctagtggagaggttcaatggaaccCTGAAGTCTATGTTGAAAATGTACGTGGATAGACGCCAGAATGACTGGGATGTTATGCTGCCATATCTATTGTATGCATACAGGAGTGTGCCCCAAGAGTCTACAGGGTTTGCTccatttgaactgctctatgggagGCAGGTCCGGGGGCCCCTAGATTTGGTTCGTGACTCGTGGGAAGGtaatgtggaggaggcagagcagccggTGGCCGAGTATGTGGCTCAATTCAAGGAGAGCTTGCAGGAGATGATGAAGTTGGTTGAGCAGAATCTGAAAGAGAGCCAGGATACGCAGAAAGCCTGGTATGACAGAGATGCTAAAGAGAGAGCTTTTGAAATAGGGGACATGGCGTTGGTGCTAGATCCTGTcaggaagaacaaaatgaaagatgtttGGTCTGGACCCATGGAGGTAGTGGAAAGGATTAATGAGGTTACCTATGATGTGAGGAAGCCCCAGGTCCAGGGAAGTGTGCAGACAGTGCATGTGAACAGAATGAAGGCCTACCATGCAAGGGAGGTAAATGTGAACACAATCTGTTAtgctgaggaagaggcagggtccgCCCCTTTAATTGACATGGTTGCTGAAAGCCAGAAGGAGACGCCTCTCGAGAGCATTGAGATGGGGGAGGATTTAACCCCCCCTCAAAGAAAGGAACTGCTGATGCTGTTAAGACACCATAAGCGAACATTCTCCAATAGGCCAGGGCTCACAGATAGGATGACACACTCCATTCACACGGTGGGTCCCCGCCCAGCCCCTAGCAGAGCTtacagggccaagggagagatgcaaagacagatccaggaagaggtggagagcaTGTTGACAATGGGAATAATCACCAGATCCCAGAGCCCCTGGGCCTCTCCCATTGTGATGGTGCCAAAAAAGGATAAGACCATGAGGTTTTGTGTGGATTACAGGAAGCTAAATGCTATCACCCAGCCTGACCCTTACCCCACACCCAGAATAGAGGATCTACTGGATACGCTGGGAGGGGCAAGGTTTATAAGCACCCTGGACCtgactaaggggtactggcaaatacCCCTAGATGCCGAAGCACAAGAAAAATCCGCTTTCATAGTGGAATCGGGCCTatatgagttcaaagtgctgcccTTTGGGATGCGAAATTCAGGGGCTACGTTCATGAGACTTATAAATGAGGTCCTACGGGGATTAGAATCTTTTGCGAGGGCCTATATAGATGACCTGGCCGTATTCAGCAGTTCGTGGCAAGATCACCTGAACCACATAGGGATTGTGCTGCACCAGCTCAGGGAGGCCAATCTAACGGTTAAGGTTTCTAAATgcagaatgggagctgctgaggtgacctacctggggcacagggtgggcaaTGGGCAACTGCGCCCAGAGCCTGTAAAGGTAGAGGCCATTAAAAACTGGCCAACCCCTAGAActaaaaagcaggtccaatccttcattGGTCTGGCCAACTATTACAGGAGATTTGTGCAGGGATTCAGCGACATTGTTGCTCCCATCACAGACCTGACGAAAAAGGAAAAACCAGACCGGGTGCTGTGGACGGAGGCCTGTGAGCAGGGTTTTCAAAGCATAAAGAGCGCTTTGGCCAAGGAGCCTGTTTTGGCCagcccagattttgaaaagccCTTTTTATTATGTACAGACGCTTCCAAtattgggctgggggcagtgctaatgcaagagggggaaggagggaagagacatCCCGTGGCATATCTAAGTAAGAAATTGTCCCCCACTGAGCAAAATTACGCTACCATTGAAAAGGAATGTTATGCCATTGTCTGGGCTGTCAAGCAACTTAAGCCCtatttgtacaataaaaaatTCACTGTGTTGAGTGATCATGCCCCTCTGGTCTGGCTGCACAGGGCCAAGGGCAACAACTCCAGGTTGCTGCGTTGGAGTTTAGCCCTTCAGGAGTATGAAATGGATATAGTCCacataaggggaaaggaaaatattgtagctgatgcattgtccagagtggagagctcttag